In Physeter macrocephalus isolate SW-GA unplaced genomic scaffold, ASM283717v5 random_68, whole genome shotgun sequence, the following proteins share a genomic window:
- the TMEM11 gene encoding transmembrane protein 11, mitochondrial isoform X1, with protein MEQSVRTLGLQLGLPCWACFVTELRFTELRVSLSATDCYIVHEIYSGENAQDQFEYELEQALEAQYKYIVIEPTRIGDETARWITVGNCLHKTTVLAGTACLFTPLALPLDYSHYISLPAGVLSLACCTLYGISWQFDPCCKYQVEYDAYKLSRLPLHTLTSSSPVVLVRKDDLHRKRLHNTVALAALAYCVRKIYELCAA; from the exons ATGGAGCAGTCTGTTCGGACGCTGGGGCTTCAGCTGGGGCTTCCTTGTTGGGCCTGTTTTGTCACTGAACTCAGGTTCACTGAACTCAG GGTGAGCCTGTCGGCCACAGACTGTTACATCGTGCATGAGATCTACAGCGGGGAGAATGCCCAAGACCAGTTTGAGTACGAGCTGGAGCAGGCCCTGGAAGCCCAGTACAAGTACATCGTGATCGAGCCCACCCGCATCGGGGACGAGACAGCCCGCTGGATCACGGTGGGCAACTGCCTGCACAAGACCACCGTGCTGGCGGGTACCGCCTGCCTCTTCACCCCGCTGGCGCTGCCCCTGGATTACTCGCACTATATCTCCCTGCCCGCGGGCGTGCTGAGCCTGGCCTGCTGCACCCTCTACGGCATCTCCTGGCAGTTCGACCCCTGCTGCAAGTACCAGGTGGAGTACGACGCCTACAAACTGTCCCGGCTGCCCCTGCACACGCTCACCTCCTCCAGCCCGGTGGTGCTGGTCCGCAAGGACGACTTGCACAGAAAGAGACTGCACAACACGGTAGCGCTGGCGGCCCTGGCGTACTGTGTAAGGAAGATTTACGAGCTCTGCGCCGCGTGA
- the TMEM11 gene encoding transmembrane protein 11, mitochondrial isoform X3 produces MRVSLSATDCYIVHEIYSGENAQDQFEYELEQALEAQYKYIVIEPTRIGDETARWITVGNCLHKTTVLAGTACLFTPLALPLDYSHYISLPAGVLSLACCTLYGISWQFDPCCKYQVEYDAYKLSRLPLHTLTSSSPVVLVRKDDLHRKRLHNTVALAALAYCVRKIYELCAA; encoded by the coding sequence GGTGAGCCTGTCGGCCACAGACTGTTACATCGTGCATGAGATCTACAGCGGGGAGAATGCCCAAGACCAGTTTGAGTACGAGCTGGAGCAGGCCCTGGAAGCCCAGTACAAGTACATCGTGATCGAGCCCACCCGCATCGGGGACGAGACAGCCCGCTGGATCACGGTGGGCAACTGCCTGCACAAGACCACCGTGCTGGCGGGTACCGCCTGCCTCTTCACCCCGCTGGCGCTGCCCCTGGATTACTCGCACTATATCTCCCTGCCCGCGGGCGTGCTGAGCCTGGCCTGCTGCACCCTCTACGGCATCTCCTGGCAGTTCGACCCCTGCTGCAAGTACCAGGTGGAGTACGACGCCTACAAACTGTCCCGGCTGCCCCTGCACACGCTCACCTCCTCCAGCCCGGTGGTGCTGGTCCGCAAGGACGACTTGCACAGAAAGAGACTGCACAACACGGTAGCGCTGGCGGCCCTGGCGTACTGTGTAAGGAAGATTTACGAGCTCTGCGCCGCGTGA
- the DHRS7B gene encoding dehydrogenase/reductase SDR family member 7B isoform X3: protein MDLVTSTAILPLLLGCVGVFSLFKLLQWLRARAYVRNAVVVVTGATSGLGRECARVFHAAGAKLVLCGRNAEALEELTRELAASQATKVQTHKPCTVTFDLAEPGAIVGAAAEILQCFGYVDVLINNAGISYRGTVVDTSLDVDKRVMETNYFGPVALTKALLPSMIRRRQGHVVAISSIQGKISVPFRSAYAASKHATQAFFDCLRAEVEQHDIEVTVVSPGYIHTNLSLNAVTADGSNDGRDHGPGPKPLAGGPRCAGCRGEEKEGCGPGRCGAFPGCLPADSGSQALLQPHGVPGQEGAETQALLVPVRAGGAAARLPHGDRCVCVDWTGSLPHGGGGGGSESRPSRRPPACPAGGGRASSGARGKMQLDLNSRT, encoded by the exons ATGGACCTCGTCACCTCCACGGCCATCCTGCCCCTGCTGTTGGGCTGCGTGGGCGTCTTCAGCCTCTTCAAGCTGCTGCAGTGGCTGCGCGCGAGAGCCTACGTCCGGAACGCCGTGGTGGTCGTTACCGGCGCCACGTCGGGCCTGGGCCGAG aaTGTGCCAGAGTTTTCCATGCTGCCGGCGCTAAGCTGGTGCTCTGTGGCCGGAACGCCGAGGCCCTGGAGGAGCTCACCCGAGAACTTGCTGCCTCCCAGGCTACCAAG GTGCAGACTCACAAGCCTTGCACGGTGACCTTCGACCTCGCGGAGCCTGGGGCCATAGTGGGGGCCGCTGCGGAGATCCTGCAGTGCTTTGGCTATGTGGACGTGCTCATCAACAACGCGGGGATCAGCTACCGCGGCACCGTCGTGGACACCAGCCTGGACGTGGACAAGAGAGTCATGGAGACGAACTACTTCGGGCCAGTTGCTCTGACGAAAG cgCTCCTGCCCTCTATGATCAGAAGGCGCCAGGGCCACGTTGTCGCCATCAGCAGTATCCAGGGCAAAATCAGCGTTCCCTTCCGATCCGCAT ACGCGGCCTCCAAACACGCGACCCAGGCCTTCTTCGACTGTCTGCGGGCCGAGGTGGAACAGCACGACATCGAGGTGACCGTCGTCAGCCCCGGGTACATCCACACCAACCTCTCCCTCAACGCCGTCACGGCCGACGGGTCCAA TGATGGACGAGACCACGGCCCGGGGCCGAAGCCCCTCGCAGGTGGCCCGAGATGTGCTGGCTGCcgtggggaagaaaaagaaggatgtGGTCCTGGCCGATGCGGCGCCTTCCCTGGCTGTTTACCTGCGGACTCTGGCTCCCAGGCTCTTCTTCAGCCTCATGGCGTCCCGGGCCAGGAAGGAGCGGAAACCCAAGCATTGCTAGTGCCCGTCCGGGCAGGCGGCGCGGCAGCACGGCTGCCCCACGGGGACAGGTGTGTGTGCGTGGACTGGACTGGATCCTTGCctcacggggggggggggggggggagtgagTCACGCCCCTCCCGCAGACCCCCGGCCTGTCCTGCTGGAGGAGGACGGGCTTCCTCCGGGGCGAGGGGTAAAATGCAGCTGGATCTCAACTCTAGGACGTGA